Proteins encoded within one genomic window of Anopheles gambiae chromosome 3, idAnoGambNW_F1_1, whole genome shotgun sequence:
- the LOC1270683 gene encoding ribonuclease H2 subunit C, producing MEARKGLSRCIKQPKQQTIKPSSLWAALFACSNFQFKTKMAKINLKLSSKDVETSLQDGSIKLQYIPATIKGDGPANLEQFFTPYTETQRDGTLCNALRGYPLRGKATSLPAGYTGVMLQETKKPLSDEDDRTLTFAGAFRDFTYWNYDRQPSRNDPMAKALGWLQLAEVLHGDEPDDGTEQDVKQEQSK from the exons ATGGAGGCGCGAAAAGGGCTGTCTCGTTGCATCAAACAgccaaaacagcaaacaatcaAACCTTCGTCCCTTTGGGCTGCACTTTTTGCTTGTTCCAATTtccaatttaaaacaaaaatggccaAAATAAATTTGAAGCTAAGCTCGAAGGACGTGGAAACCAGCCTCCAGGACGGCTCCATCAAGCTGCAGTACATTCCCGCCACGATCAAGGGCGACGGGCCGGCGAATCTGGAGCAGTTTTTCACCCCGTACACGGAAACGCAACGGGACGGAA cTCTGTGCAATGCGCTTCGGGGATATCCGCTGCGCGGCAAAGCAACGTCCCTGCCGGCCGGCTACACGGGCGTGATGCTGCAGGAAACGAAAAAGCCACTCTCGGACGAGGACGATCGAACGCTAACGTTTGCCGGTGCTTTCCGCGACTTCACCTACTGGAACTACGATCGCCAGCCGTCCCGGAACGATCCGATGGCGAAGGCACTGGGCTGGCTGCAGCTGGCGGAGGTGCTGCATGGCGATGAGCCGGATGATGGCACCGAACAGGACGTGAAGCAGGAACAGAGCAAATGA
- the LOC1270682 gene encoding rRNA 2'-O-methyltransferase fibrillarin has translation MGRPGFSPRGGGGRGGGGDRGGRGGFGGRGRGGGDRGGRGGFGGGRGRGGGGRGGPGGRGRGGGRGGPGGRGGGKMGGFKGGKSVVIEPHRHEGIFIARGKEDALVTLNLVPGSEVYGEKRISVENEGDKKEYRVWNPFRSKLAAAVLGGVDKIHMPPGSKVLYLGAASGTTVSHVSDIVGPEGLVYAVEFSHRSGRDLLNVAKKRTNIIPIIEDARHPHKYRMLVGMVDTVFADVAQPDQARIVALNAHNFLKNGGHFVISIKASCIDSTAVPEAVFAAEVKKLQSEKLKPQEQITLEPYERDHAVVVGVYRPPPKAAA, from the exons ATGGGCAGACCAG gATTCTCTCCCAGAGGTGGCGGTGGTCGTGGAGGAGGCGGTGACCGGGGCGGACGCGGCGGCTTCGGTGGCCGTGGACGCGGTGGCGGTGATCGCGGTGGTCGTGGAGGTTTCGGTGGTGGTCGAGGCCGAGGCGGCGGTGGTCGTGGTGGACCGGGAGGACGGGGCCGCGGTGGCGGCCGTGGCGGACCGGGTGGCCGCGGGGGCGGCAAGATGGGTGGCTTCAAGGGGGGCAAATCCGTCGTCATCGAGCCGCATCGTCACGAGGGCATCTTCATCGCACGCGGCAAGGAAGATGCGCTGGTTACGCTAAATCTGGTGCCCGGCTCGGAGGTGTACGGCGAGAAGCGCATTTCGGTTGag AACGAAGGGGACAAGAAGGAGTACCGCGTGTGGAACCCGTTCCGATCGAAGCtggcggcggccgtgctcggCGGCGTTGACAAGATTCACatgccgcccggctcgaaggtGCTGTACCTGGGTGCCGCCTCCGGCACGACCGTCTCGCACGTGTCGGACATCGTCGGCCCGGAGGGGCTGGTGTACGCGGTCGAGTTCTCGCACCGGTCCGGGCGCGATCTGCTCAATGTGGCGAAGAAGCGCACCAACATCATCCCCATCATCGAGGACGCGCGCCATCCGCACAAGTACCGCATGCTGGTCGGCATGGTCGATACCGTGTTTGCCGATGTGGCCCAGCCGGATCAGGCCCGTATCGTGGCGCTCAATGCGCACAACTTCCTCAAGAACGGTGGCCACTTTGTCATCTCCATCAAGGCGTCCTGCATCGATTCCACCGCCGTCCCCGAGGCGGTGTTCGCGGCGGAGGTGAAGAAGCTGCAGTCGGAGAAGCTAAAACCGCAGGAACAGATCACGCTCGAGCCGTACGAGCGTGACCACGCGGTAGTGGTGGGCGTGTACCGACCACCGCCGAAGGCTGCGGCATAA
- the LOC3291280 gene encoding methylosome subunit pICln yields the protein MVTIGEAFTPTDGIIFSATDVKLKIGDSLIPSPGSLHLTVGSCIWSCEERNASISIPWPRVGVHAISSVPGEGLFMMLDVNIVWPGFYSGPPAENNGDAHPDEQGEDDEGHDSEISESAMTEMWLQPASREILDQMFSAMRECQSLNPGSDVSEDEDYMEAEEDELEEVGDMRNLQLDDEEKFADAEE from the exons ATGGTTACCATAGGGGAAGCATTTACGCCGACCGATGGGATCATTTTCTCCGCCACGGACGTGAAGCTGAAGATTGGCGACAGTTTGATACCGTCCCCGGGCTCGCTGCACCTGACCGTAGG TTCCTGCATATGGAGCTGCGAGGAAAGGAACGCCAGCATCAGCATCCCGTGGCCCCGGGTGGGCGTGCACGCCATCTCGTCCGTACCGGGGGAGGGTCTGTTCATGATGCTGGACGTCAACATCGTGTGGCCCGGGTTTTACAGCGGCCCGCCGGCCGAGAACAACGGCGACGCGCATCCGGACGAGCAGGGGGAGGACGACGAGGGCCACGATTCGGAGATATCCGAGTCGGCGATGACGGAGATGTGGCTGCAGCCGGCCAGCCGCGAGATACTCGACCAGATGTTCAGTGCCATGCGGGAGTGCCAGAGCCTGAACCCAGGCTCGGACGTCAGCGAGGACGAGGACTACATGGAGGCGGAGGAGGACGAGCTGGAGGAGGTGGGCGATATGCGGAATCTACAGCTCGATG ATGAGGAGAAATTTGCTGATGCTGAGGAATAA
- the LOC1270681 gene encoding origin recognition complex subunit 6: MATGDNKLLLQLVQKLGLANYESLAPKATELQRLLEIRSSSGMMSSLGDYAKATICIDLASSLLGLPFDTDTAMKLSGLRKTAYANGRRTLEKVLDINKTLGIGEICVQVGVTQVQQEAATLLEAYKQYAGQGGGGGGIDFSHPQYATMAVFQACKRQKVKPPKTKLLPFSHLKPAQWSMLEKNWEKFLATGAADMGPKGANTRGVVVKELAARGEEEQANGGGSSAARKHASPEKIEPYQSWKKRMLEKAYRELELQRGSG; the protein is encoded by the exons atggccaccggcgaTAATAAACTGTTGCTTCAGCTTGTTCAAAAGCTAGGCCTCGCCAACTATGAGTCCCTTGCGCC TAAAGCGACGGAACTGCAGCGCCTGCTGGAGATACGCTCGTCCAGCGGCATGATGAGCAGTCTGGGCGACTACGCCAAGGCAACGATCTGTATCGACCTTGCCTCCAGCCTGCTCGGACTGCCGTTCGACACCGACACGGCGATGAAGCTGTCCGGCCTGAGGAAAACGGCGTACGCGAACGGGCGCCGCACGCTGGAAAAGGTGCTGGACATTAACAAAACGCTCGGCATCGGGGAGATTTGTGTGCAGGTGGGCGTTACCCAGGTGCAGCAGGAAGCGGCCACACTGCTCGAAGCGTACAAGCAGTACGCCGGAcagggcggcggcggcggcgggatCGATTTTAGCCACCCGCAGTACGCGACGATGGCCGTGTTTCAGGCGTGCAAGCGGCAGAAGGTGAAACCGCCCAAAACGAAGCTGCTACCGTTCAGCCATCTCAAGCCGGCCCAGTGGAGCATGCTGGAGAAGAACTGGGAGAAGTTTCTCGCCACCGGTGCGGCCGATATGGGACCGAAGGGTGCGAATACCAGGGGCGTTGTGGTGAAGGAGCTGGCAGCAAGGGGCGAAGAGGAGCAGGCCAATGGTGGTGGGAGCAGTGCGGCACGGAAGCACGCGAGTCCGGAAAAGATCGAACCGTACCAGAGCTGGAAGAAACGGATGCTCGAGAAGGCGTACCGGGAGCTGGAGCTGCAACGGGGCAGTGGGTAA
- the LOC1270680 gene encoding longitudinals lacking protein-like, which yields MADQQQYFLKWNDFQTNMVTSFRHLRNEKSFTDVTLACEGQTCKAHKMVLSACSPYFKSLLEENPSKHPIIILKDVSYNHLQAILEFMYAGEVNVSQEQLPTFLKTADRLKVKGLAETPTNIKREG from the exons atggCCGATCAACAGCAGTACTTCCTCAAGTGGAATGACTTCCAGACGAACATGGTGACATCATTCCGTCATCTACGGAACGAGAAAAGCTTTACAGAT GTGACACTAGCGTGTGAGGGACAGACGTGCAAAGCTCACAAGATGGTCCTGTCGGCCTGTAGTCCATATTTCAAATCACTGCTGGAG GAAAATCCCTCCAAACACCCGATCATCATCCTGAAAGACGTGTCCTACAACCATCTGCAGGCGATCCTCGAGTTTATGTACGCGGGCGAGGTGAACGTGTCGCAGGAGCAGCTCCCAACGTTCCTCAAGACCGCCGACCGACTGAAAGTGAAGGGGCTGGCGGAAACGCCGACAAATATCAAGCGGGAAGGTTGA